A DNA window from Jaculus jaculus isolate mJacJac1 chromosome 1, mJacJac1.mat.Y.cur, whole genome shotgun sequence contains the following coding sequences:
- the LOC123454032 gene encoding 60S ribosomal protein L18a, producing MKASGTLREYKVVGRCLPTPKCRTPPLYRMRIFAPNHVVAKSRFWYFVSQLKKMKKSSGEIVYCGQVFEKSPLRVKNFGIWLRYDSRSGTHNMYREYRDLTTAGAVTQCYRDMGARHRARAHSIQIMKVEEIAASKCRRPAVKQFHDSKIKFPLPHRVLRRQHKPRFTTKRPNTFF from the coding sequence ATGAAGGCCTCCGGCACACTGCGGGAGTACAAGGTGGTGGGGCGCTGCCTGCCTACCCCCAAGTGTCGCACTCCACCCCTCTACCGAATGCGCATCTTTGCGCCCAACCATGTCGTGGCCAAGTCCCGTTTCTGGTACTTCGTATCGCAGCTGAAGAAGATGAAGAAGTCGTCGGGGGAGATCGTGTATTGCGGGCAGGTGTTTGAGAAGTCTCCGCTGCGGGTGAAGAATTTCGGGATCTGGCTGCGCTATGACTCGCGCAGCGGCACACACAACATGTACCGAGAGTACCGCGACCTCACCACGGCTGGCGCCGTTACCCAGTGCTACCGAGACATGGGCGCCCGACACCGGGCCCGTGCGCACTCCATTCAGATTATGAAGGTGGAGGAGATCGCAGCTAGCAAGTGCCGCCGGCCGGCTGTCAAGCAGTTCCACGACTCCAAGATCAAGTTCCCACTACCCCACCGGGTGCTGCGGCGCCAGCACAAGCCGCGCTTCACCACCAAGAGGCCTAACACCTTCTTCTAG